The genomic region CGCCGGGTATTTCAGCCGGGCGAAATATCCCGTGGAAACCGTCTTTCGCGAATTCGACCGCCCGGCCTTGCGGCGATTGTTTTACAGCATCGCCTTCGGCGCCACCGGGGCGAATTTCTTGGCCGGACCGCTGCTTTTCCTCACGCTGCCTGCGAATGGACTTAGTTGGCTGCTGATCCTGGCGATTCTCTGCGGCGCATCTCTGGCCGTTATGGCGGCGGTTCTGTTGTGGCGGGAAATCACCCGTCCGCAAGCCGACTGGACGCCTCGTTTTTATTGGATTGCCGGACTTCTTATGGGAACCGTCCTCTTTATGGGGACGGGAAGGCACCTTTACCGCGAAAACGCCGTCGCCTGGCATCGAACCAAAATGGCGGAAGAGACGCGAGTTTTCACATCCATGTCGGAAATTGCGCGATGGCGAGCGTCGCAGGGATTAGGAATGCCGGGTGAGGAAGCGCTGCCGCCCGGCGAGAAGGTTTTCCGTAACGTTTGCGCCGCCTGCCACGCCCTGGATCAGCGTTTGGTAGGCCCACCGCTTAGGGAAATCGCTGCGGCTTATCTTAACGATCCAGCCGGGATCGTCAAATGGGTGAAGAATCCTGGGAAAAAACGCACGGATTATCCGCAAATGCCCGCCGTGAAATTGACGGAAGCCCAATATCAAGACGTAGCGCGTTACATTCTGGAAATAACAGCCCCCAAGAGCGAAACGGAAGCGAAACCGCAAGAGACAAAGGGCGCCGCCCCACCTCAAAGCGCGACCTCGTCCAAAGAACTGATTCCCAACTCGCTGATGCCAGCGGCGCCGGATAAAAGCGGCCAATAAGACGCCGACGTAACGATTATTGCAAACTTTTTTCTCATTTCAAAAAAAATCAAGAAAATTAATCCCCAAAATTCGAAGCCTTGATCGTTGGGGATTTTTTTAATATCTACTTAAAAATCAATCGGTTGTTTGCTTAAAATCAAATCGAAATGTGGTTTGGATTTTTCTCCGTTTAAAAAAAATGAGAAAAAAAATATAAATTTTATTGACAATTTGATAAATTCGTGCTTTACTTAGTGCAGTAAGGAAAACCAAGAGAAAAAGAAATCGAATCGGCTTTCAAATAAAAGAAAAATAAAAATCGAATAGAATTTAAAAAATATCATGAAAGCAATATCCATTAATCATATATTTCATTGCAAAAATGTAACGGAAGAGGGCGGAATTTTTTTTGGATTTTATCCTTACTATCTGAGGTAAGGAATACTATTCACTAATGTGAGAGGAGTCAGTATCATGAAGAACACATGGAATGCAGTGAAAAGTTTCGTTACATCCGAAG from Candidatus Omnitrophota bacterium harbors:
- a CDS encoding c-type cytochrome; its protein translation is MPIPRMIPLPLPASAYFLQYAIVILFLLHIFFVNLMVGASILSVLFEYLGWKKPDYDRLAREVADTITVNKSLAVVLGVAPLLTINVLYTIYFYTANALTGFAWIMVVPLVTIAFLLGYAHKYSWDYLADQKGLHISLGAGAALLFLIIPLIFLANINLMLFPEQWFKVDGWLAALAIPNVIPRYFHFLLACFAITGLFFAGYFSRAKYPVETVFREFDRPALRRLFYSIAFGATGANFLAGPLLFLTLPANGLSWLLILAILCGASLAVMAAVLLWREITRPQADWTPRFYWIAGLLMGTVLFMGTGRHLYRENAVAWHRTKMAEETRVFTSMSEIARWRASQGLGMPGEEALPPGEKVFRNVCAACHALDQRLVGPPLREIAAAYLNDPAGIVKWVKNPGKKRTDYPQMPAVKLTEAQYQDVARYILEITAPKSETEAKPQETKGAAPPQSATSSKELIPNSLMPAAPDKSGQ